The DNA region CCCCTTCAAGCCCTCCTCCCTAGGGATCCTTCTAAGCCTGACTAGGGGGGTCCATCCTATCGCCTGGATCAAGGATTCGAGGATATCCTTCTTCTTATCCAATGTGGCTATCCCCTTTCGGCTTTACCTTTCCATACGAGCCTTCTAAGCCTCCTACCCTGGCTTAGATAGTCATCTAGGAGTACGTATATTGCGAGCCTCATCTTTCTAAGCCTCCTAGGTTCCAGGAACTTCCGGACGTTGGGGCAATCCCTTATATCCTTCAGGGTTCCATGTTCATCCCAGTGGGTGCAGAAGTTGTCTACGACCATGTTGGTCAGGGCTAGGTCTTCCTCCTCCTCGAGCTCATCCCTCTCGCTCCAGAAGTGGATCCTCTGAAGCCTGCCTATGAGGCTCTTAAGGTTCTCCACGTTCTCCCTGCCTATTCGATCCTCGATCCATCTTAGGGCGGCGGACCTGTAGAGGTCCATTAATCCCCTAACCCTCCTGGCGGCCCTGACGGCGTCTGCTCCTAAGACTGTGCGGAACCTGGCTATCCATGGATGGCATTCCCCAACCTCAGGGGATGGATAGGAGAAGACGGCCATCCAGGGCCAATAGACCCATTCCGGGAGGCTTAACCTATCGATCAGACCCCTCACCTGCGAGCCTATCTTCTCCTCTATGGAGGATATCAGGCTGTGCGGGTTCTCCTTGTCCAACCTCCTCCTGGCAGCGACCATTAATATCCCATACTTGGCTATCAGGGCATCCCTGTAGCCGATCCCGTTCAGTATCCTATCCATGAACCCCCTAGGATTCCTACGCTTATCCAGGAGGCCCCTTAGAACCTCCTTGGCGTAGGCTTTAATCGCCGCCACGGACTCCTCATCGCCGACCCCAAGATAGCGTCTATCGAGGAAGCCTACCCCGCCGGTCCCGCCCAGGTAACGGTCAAGCTCGTCGAAACTCCTGACCCTTCCTGAATGACCAGTAGTACTCAAATTTTCCAGCCCTTCACGTAATACTCGAAACTTTCTCATCTTTAAGCTTAAGGTATGGCTCATCCAGGACCACAAGTTACGATGGGGCTAAACCCTGGTCGGCATATAACCCGATCGTGAAAGCCTAAACGTCTTTCATGCAGGTCTGAAGACATGATAACGGAGAGGCCCCTCTAGAAATGTTCATGAAATTTTAAGCAGATAACACTTATAAGTATATGGTGAAAACGATAACCATCAGGGATGACGTCTACGAGGAATTAGCTAGGCTTAAAGGAGATGGGGAGAGCTTTAGCGAAGTCATAACGAGGGTTCTAAAAGGTAAGAAAATAGATCTCATGAATTTTTATGGGATATTTAATGATAAAGATTTATGGTTAAGTATTGAAAGGGAAATAATGGAAGAAAGAAAAAAGGCTGTAATAAGATGAAACTACTAGATACCTCGGTTATAATAAGCATACTTAGGGGAGACGAGGAAATCAAGGATCTCGTTGAAAGACTTAATGAGGGGAGACTTTGCACAACCACTATAACTCAATTTGAGCTTTTTTCAAGGATATACCATAAAGGATTGATTAAGGAAGGAATAATAATTAAAAGGTTTATTAAAAGTTTAGCTCTTTTAATATTTGATGAAGACTCATCAGATAAAGCGGCTCAAATCATGGGCAGCCTTTTAAAGGCCGAGAAGACGGTTAATGTAATCGACATTTTAATAGCTGGCATCGCTCTAGCAAACGGCGTCGAAGATATAATAACTAAAGACGGGGATTTCAAAGTTATAGAGGAAGTCTACGGCTATCCAAAAGTGACACTACTTAGGTAAAGCCGCCAAATCGAGAATGTAGCAGATGCCTAGCTAATGATCACAACGATAGGAAACATTTGAGCTCATGTTACATCGGGATAGGAAATGAATAAAAATTTCTTAATTCGTACACAGGGCTTTCATCTTAAGCATTAACATAAATAAAATAAATGAATGCCCATTCAATATAAGTTACATCGCTGGGAGAGGCTACATATGGGATTTAACGTCGATGCAGCCCTTGTAGCCATCATATACTTATATGTAGTCTCGTTGATAGCCCTAGCATATTTCCTCAGGAGCAAGCGCGGTCTGTCTTCTAAGACGACCAGGCATATGATCCATATATTCGCGGGGGATTCGATACTTTCGCTTCCCTTGTTCTCGTCTTGGTGGTATCCCTTCACGCTTCCATTAGGGTTATCCTTCATGGTGGGCTTAGGCTTGGCAAGGGGTGGAGCCCTCCGCAGACTGATGGTGGAGGAGTCCGGATACTCCCGCCTCCACGTCTTCGGTCCATTATACTATGTGATCTCCATAGGATTGCTGGTTCCCCTGACTTGGGATCTTAAACCTGTAGGCATGGCCGCGGTGATGATCATGGCCTGGGGGGATGGCGCCGCCGCAGCCTTAGCCCCTAGGATCCGTAACCGCCACAAGTACCCCTTCTCCGATAAGAGCGTGGAGGGCAGCCTAATAATGCTCCTCTCCGCCTTTCTAGGATCATTGCTGGCGTGGGTGGTTGCAGCTTACGCTGGGGCGACCCTGATGGAGCCCCCTAGATTCTTAATGGTGGCCTTCGCCGGAGCCGCCGCGGGGACCGTGGTCGAAGCCCTATCCATAGGCCCGCTGAAACCCTTCGATAACTTCACGGTTCCATTAATATCGGCGTTAACCATGGGAGCCATGCTATAAGCGAGCCCTCCACTCCTGGGATCGGGCTCCAGAATTCAGGATGGACTTCACCTATCCTCAATCTCCGCCAGTTCTGAGGCACGCAGACTCCCCCTCTCAATGTCATCCTTTCCTTCTCGAAGCGGGGGCCTAAGGCAGATATGGGTAGATCCCCGTAGGCTGGACCACGACGGAGAATTTAAACCTCCATGGAGTCCCGCTTTTCCTTCTCCCGGCTACTGTCCTCCCAAAAAGCCTCCACTGAGGAAAGCCCTAGTGGAAGACCTCCGCCCATAGTACTTGATCTACCCCCTGATTTTCTCCCTCCACCATTTAAACAATTTATTGCATAAATTGTATACCTTCTCCGCACCGTCCACCGCTTTTCTGGCATCTTCCCTCGTATAGAGCTGCATCGGCGGAATGAACGCCCCTTCGTCCCCGTAGAATGCCGGGCCCCTCGCCTCAGCCAATTCCTTGCTGATCGTGTTTACGACGTCGAGCTCGGATCTGAACCATCCCGGCAACTCCTTGTACTGGGCAACCTCGCTTAAAACGCCGCTGACATCGTGTTCGCGCGGGTGCTCCACGCCGAGTAGCCTGAGCGCAGCCTTGAGGCTGAGTTCAACGCTCTCCTGAGCCCTCCTTACAGCCCTGTGATGCCTCTCCTCCGCGAGGGCCTCATATGCCTCCCTGAGGGAGTAGGCTGCATCCTCAAGGTATCCCCGCGCCATCGCCTCAGTATTCATATCTCAACGACTTCCCCACGTTTGATGTCCGGCTTCAGGTCCCAGAACCACGACCCGTCCCGGAGGTAGACCCGCTTCGCCTTGAGCTCCCCCAACCTCTTTTTAAGCCCCTTGAGGATGGCCTCGATGAATCCATCCCTGTCCAGCAGGATGACGGCGTCATCCACCATATCCAAGTATATGGGTCTATGAAGCTTAGCCTCCTCTGACCAAAGTGGATGGAGCTGCACCCATGTAGAGACCCCCCTCTCCCTCAGCTTACGGCACGCATCGGTTCCCTCAAGTTTAATCATGAGCTTAGCCATCAACTCCATCCTCTCCATCATGCTCTTAGGCATGTTCCGGGCGACGACGAGCACGTCGATGTCGCTGCTCGGCTTAGCGTCCCCTCTCGCAACGGA from Candidatus Bathyarchaeota archaeon includes:
- a CDS encoding type II toxin-antitoxin system VapC family toxin yields the protein MKLLDTSVIISILRGDEEIKDLVERLNEGRLCTTTITQFELFSRIYHKGLIKEGIIIKRFIKSLALLIFDEDSSDKAAQIMGSLLKAEKTVNVIDILIAGIALANGVEDIITKDGDFKVIEEVYGYPKVTLLR
- a CDS encoding nucleotidyltransferase domain-containing protein → MGRIADPDRRGLLEGLLRLLKETFGEGLMSVVVFGSVARGDAKPSSDIDVLVVARNMPKSMMERMELMAKLMIKLEGTDACRKLRERGVSTWVQLHPLWSEEAKLHRPIYLDMVDDAVILLDRDGFIEAILKGLKKRLGELKAKRVYLRDGSWFWDLKPDIKRGEVVEI
- a CDS encoding HEPN domain-containing protein, whose amino-acid sequence is MARGYLEDAAYSLREAYEALAEERHHRAVRRAQESVELSLKAALRLLGVEHPREHDVSGVLSEVAQYKELPGWFRSELDVVNTISKELAEARGPAFYGDEGAFIPPMQLYTREDARKAVDGAEKVYNLCNKLFKWWREKIRG
- a CDS encoding antitoxin VapB family protein, giving the protein MVKTITIRDDVYEELARLKGDGESFSEVITRVLKGKKIDLMNFYGIFNDKDLWLSIEREIMEERKKAVIR